From the Solanum pennellii chromosome 4, SPENNV200 genome, one window contains:
- the LOC107016268 gene encoding dynamin-related protein 4C-like yields MAYQNTNGCISDSIEILDPKPLAVVASGVVHPPIVASFNDRIRPLLDCIDKLRHLNIMQEGIQLPTIVVVGDQSSGKSSVLESLAGISLPRGQGICTRVPLVMRLQNDPNITAPSLQLEYNNKSLPVDEIGIADAIILATDEIAGHGKGISNYPLTLVVKKNGVPDLTMVDLPGITRVAVQGQPEDIYEQIYDIIMKYIVPEESIILNVLSATVDFPTCESIRMSQKVDKTGERTLAVVTKADKAPEGLLEKVTADEVNIGLGYVCVRNRIGNESYEEARSDEERLFSTHPLLSKIDKSMVSVPVLAQKLVRIQASIISKCLPEIVRKINDRLAANLAELNRLPQHLTSVAEALTAFMRILSSSKDSLKKILLSGEFDEYPDEKEMHSAARIVEMLNQYSNELHTKNFERVDEFLMEEIMVLQESKGIGLPNFLPRGVFLNVLQRKVKEIAASPEDFVGKLWNYLERVVIIVLMHHCENYPQLQSSTRRAAQNLIAKKKNESVDWVREIIGMEKLTDYTCNPDYLTTYSKFMAQQHTFMEIMNDHGKYSVISLEGIGVIDVGHLRKHLDVVQQAFDLKMRMMAYWKIVLMRLVDSMALHIMFSIRNMINKEMENEIIQDLMAPHGGGIERMLDESPLVAEKRNRLKKSVKLLKESKEVVANIMDRISLHDDHERD; encoded by the coding sequence ATGGCTTACCAAAACACCAATGGTTGCATTTCTGATTCAATTGAAATTCTTGATCCAAAACCTCTTGCAGTAGTAGCTTCTGGTGTTGTTCATCCTCCTATTGTTGCATCTTTCAATGATAGAATTCGTCCACTTCTCGACTGTATAGACAAGCTCCGCCATCTCAACATCATGCAAGAAGGTATCCAGCTCCCAACGATCGTAGTAGTCGGAGATCAATCTTCTGGAAAGTCCAGTGTTCTTGAATCCCTTGCTGGGATCAGTCTTCCTAGAGGACAAGGCATTTGCACCAGGGTCCCTCTTGTTATGAGGCTGCAGAATGATCCAAACATCACAGCACCAAGTCTTCAGTTGGAGTACAATAACAAGTCACTCCCTGTTGATGAAATTGGCATTGCAGATGCTATCATTCTTGCTACTGATGAGATTGCTGGACATGGTAAAGGTATATCTAACTACCCTTTAACATTAGTAGTTAAAAAAAATGGTGTCCCTGATTTGACCATGGTGGATTTACCTGGTATTACTAGAGTTGCTGTACAAGGTCAACCTGAAGACATTTATGAGCAAATTTACgatattattatgaaatatataGTCCCTGAGGAAAGCATAATCTTGAATGTGTTGTCAGCTACTGTTGATTTCCCTACTTGTGAGTCTATTAGAATGTCTCAGAAAGTGGACAAGACCGGGGAAAGGACTCTGGCTGTTGTGACAAAAGCTGATAAAGCCCCTGAAGGGCTGCTTGAAAAGGTTACCGCGGATGAAGTGAATATAGGGCTTGGCTATGTTTGTGTGAGGAATAGAATTGGGAATGAGTCTTACGAAGAAGCTAGGAGTGATGAGGAAAGGCTTTTTTCAACTCATCCACTTCTGTCGAAGATTGATAAATCGATGGTTAGTGTTCCTGTTTTGGCACAAAAGCTGGTGCGTATTCAAGCAAGCATCATTTCAAAATGCTTGCCTGAAATTGTGAGGAAGATCAATGATAGACTTGCTGCCAATCTTGCTGAACTCAACAGGCTTCCTCAACATCTAACTTCTGTAGCTGAAGCTCTAACGGCATTTATGCGCATTCTGAGTTCATCAAAGGATTCATTGAAGAAAATTCTATTAAGTGGGGAGTTTGATGAGTATCCTGATGAAAAAGAAATGCACTCTGCAGCTAGAATTGTTGAAATGCTTAACCAATACTCTAATGAGCTGCATACCAAGAATTTTGAGAGAGTGGATGAATTCTTGATGGAAGAGATCATGGTTTTACAGGAATCAAAAGGGATTGGATTGCCCAACTTCCTTCCTCGAGGTGTTTTCCTCAATGTTTTGCAGAGAAAAGTGAAGGAAATTGCTGCCTCTCCAGAGGATTTTGTGGGGAAACTGTGGAATTACTTAGAGCGAGTTGTAATCATAGTTTTAATGCATCATTGTGAGAACTATCCACAGCTTCAGTCTTCTACTAGAAGAGCAGCCCAAAACTTGATTgccaagaaaaagaatgaatcaGTTGATTGGGTAAGGGAAATCATCGGGATGGAAAAGCTGACTGATTACACTTGTAATCCTGACTATTTAACTACTTATAGTAAGTTCATGGCTCAACAACACACGTTCATGGAGATTATGAATGATCATGGGAAGTACTCCGTGATAAGCCTTGAAGGGATAGGAGTAATCGACGTTGGTCATTTGAGGAAGCATCTAGATGTGGTGCAACAGGCTTTCGATTTGAAGATGAGAATGATGGCCTACTGGAAAATTGTGCTAATGAGGCTGGTGGATTCTATGGCCTTACACATAATGTTCAGCATTCGAAACATGATTAACAAGGAGATGGAAAACGAGATCATACAGGATCTGATGGCACCGCATGGTGGTGGAATTGAAAGAATGCTTGACGAGTCACCTTTGGTTGCTGAGAAACGCAATAGGCTCAAAAAGAGTGTCAAGCTTCTCAAGGAGTCCAAAGAGGTGGTGGCTAATATCATGGACAGGATTTCACTTCACGATGATCATGAAAGGGACTAA
- the LOC107017562 gene encoding NAC domain-containing protein 78-like, which yields MENLQEGFRFSPTDEEALTFLLRFIAGKLMDDSGFITFHVDAYGEQEPWDIYNQGVSCCNDDDCSQYRFFITNLKKKSKSRYSRNVGNKGGSWKQEDKSKPIRKSDGAVIGSKKSMCYKKKGYKQEHGHWLMKEYDLSPHILDKFDKDCRDFVLCAIKKKKTRSKGKLNIVGEQDQSSSTSFSEGLQVDAGELELQNIDMHEGTSNLVEPLSAPVFDFDYQYSPADFDCLRSITA from the coding sequence ATGGAGAATTTGCAAGAAGGTTTCCGATTCAGTCCTACTGATGAAGAAGCTCTTACTTTCTTATTGAGATTCATTGCTGGAAAATTGATGGATGATTCTGGATTCATCACTTTTCATGTGGATGCTTACGGTGAACAAGAACCATGGGATATTTACAATCAAGGAGTATCCTGTTGTAATGACGATGATTGTAGTCAGTATCGCTTCTTCATTACAAACCTCAAGAAGAAAAGCAAGTCGAGGTATAGTCGTAATGTGGGAAATAAGGGTGGCAGTTGGAAACAGGAAGACAAAAGCAAACCTATTCGAAAGAGCGATGGAGCAGTGATTGGATCCAAGAAGAGCATGTGTTATAAGAAGAAAGGGTATAAACAGGAACATGGCCACTGGTTGATGAAGGAGTACGACCTATCTCCGCATATACTTGACAAATTTGACAAGGATTGCAGAGATTTTGTTCTCTGTGctattaagaagaagaaaactcGCTCCAAAGGAAAATTGAATATTGTTGGTGAACAAGACCAGAGCTCATCGACAAGTTTTAGTGAGGGATTACAAGTGGATGCAGGGGAATTAGAGTTGCAGAATATTGATATGCACGAGGGGACGAGCAACTTGGTTGAGCCATTATCAGCTCCTGTCTTTGATTTTGATTATCAATATTCGCCTGCTGACTTTGATTGTCTAAGAAGCATTACTGCTTAA